The Schistocerca gregaria isolate iqSchGreg1 chromosome 4, iqSchGreg1.2, whole genome shotgun sequence genome contains a region encoding:
- the LOC126266600 gene encoding arginine/serine-rich protein PNISR isoform X1, translating to MNLMKESVHIKKEEAMWSGDPQYSNWALNPSTYQNVAHEEVDWAALAQQWIQMKGTHPGPEQPVSTAAPPPPPPPPPPPPPPTYNRNTAPKKEERDFDDGEVPMDMDDKDDSEPSGPSSQENSWGEWPNWQQWGWSWPSSGMVPPNSASNANNQSTVSTVKGPPAPDTVPAPPFEFPSGAQTYGNQSSVYDYNHLPGTDHYTPTVSSGYWPGGPPAEGAGLPPGGPIGQSPFIRNNRQDWKRPGRSHDRARSPDKSEEDDSAMPVLDAAKRRQLPAWIREGLEKMEREKQRKLDREKLREVYLKKKREEEDQARAEMHAESDLPSLPKKSKFDSDSEESVHEVTAAPSPTARRKSRFRNADSPSQSPNAHSDSQPASEPEPPKSQEERMQEVMLKVRRLLTEILLEVTTEEMEAVAQEVITKAKAKAPVQQLRKTQALASLTGRLGLGMYGDSDESESDSESDTATQVNGADSEEELKARIKKRKQEFLKTEQEIEASLQREEEQKKESERQSVVDGSEDSDAEDKAPEAQDAKSKLEEEKETAQMLKTTTVQHAEQEKSGDFVDSSANPTLVKKPSRQDSVSDENTSKERHQAKQSERKESSSDDDDSNSDSGSETSSETGSSSSQSSSSRSRRSSKKYKNCSNKGDSSQRKDRIGGSSHKRHSRSHSWDIEPRRTEKKHSKDRRKDNHSKEKKGRDRQDQHRKSRSRSRDSRRGDENDRKSKYDRRHSSSSRSREIERRYSSGSSKTHSYRSHRSSHSPSNRREKKRKGKRSHRYSSDSSSSSQSKKHRTHRKEGRRRYSRSRSKSLS from the coding sequence gaGTCAGTTCATATCAAGAAGGAAGAAGCCATGTGGTCAGGAGATCCGCAATACTCCAATTGGGCTCTCAACCCTTCTACATACCAGAATGTCGCCCATGAAGAAGTGGACTGGGCAGCTTTGGCACAGCAGTGGATCCAGATGAAAGGGACCCACCCGGGTCCCGAACAGCCGGTCTCAACTGCAGCACCTCCGccgcctccccctccaccccctcctcctcccccgccCACATACAACAGAAATACTGCCCCTAAAAAGGAGGAAAGAGACTTTGACGATGGAGAAGTTCCAATGGATATGGATGACAAGGATGATAGTGAGCCAAGTGGTCCAAGTTCACAGGAAAATTCCTGGGGTGAGTGGCCAAACTGGCAGCAGTGGGGATGGTCTTGGCCATCTAGTGGAATGGTGCCTCCTAACAGTGCAAGTAATGCGAACAACCAAAGTACAGTCTCCACAGTGAAAGGCCCTCCTGCCCCCGACACAGTTCCTGCACCACCATTCGaatttccttcaggtgctcagacATACGGGAACCAAAGTAGTGTTTATGACTATAATCATTTACCTGGTACAGACCATTACACTCCTACTGTTTCAAGTGGTTACTGGCCAGGTGGCCCCCCAGCTGAAGGTGCCGGTTTACCTCCAGGGGGACCCATTGGTCAGTCTCCATTTATCCGAAATAATCGTCAAGATTGGAAGAGACCTGGTCGTTCACATGACCGTGCCCGTTCTCCTGATAAGTCTGAGGAGGATGATAGTGCAATGCCTGTGCTGGATGCTGCAAAACGGCGACAATTACCAGCTTGGATAAGGGAAGGATTGGAAAAAATGGAAAGGGAGAAACAGAGAAAACTGGACCGTGAGAAGTTGAGGGAGGTATATTTGAAGAAGAAACGGGAAGAGGAAGATCAAGCGAGGGCTGAAATGCACGCGGAAAGTGATTTACCGTCACTACCCAAAAAGAGCAAGTTTGATAGTGATTCCGAGGAATCCGTTCATGAAGTAACGGCAGCTCCTTCACcaactgcaagaaggaaatcaaggTTTAGGAATGCTGACAGTCCGAGCCAATCACCTAATGCACATTCAGATAGTCAGCCAGCATCTGAACCTGAACCACCAAAGAGTCAGGAGGAAAGGATGCAGGAAGTTATGTTGAAAGTTCGTCGACTGTTAACAGAGATACTGCTGGAAGTTACGACAGAGGAGATGGAGGCAGTAGCACAAGAGGTTATTACAAAGGCAAAAGCCAAGGCTCCTGTCCAGCAGTTGAGGAAGACGCAAGCTCTTGCGTCACTGACTGGGAGGTTAGGATTGGGAATGTATGGTGACAGTGACGAATCTGAGAGTGACAGTGAAAGTGACACTGCAACTCAAGTTAATGgagcagattcagaagaagaaTTGAAAGCTAGAATTAAAAAACGAAAACAAGAATTTCTCAAAACAGAGCAAGAAATTGAAGCTTCATTGCAAAGggaagaagaacagaagaaagaatCTGAACGACAGTCAGTGGTGGATGGAAGTGAAGACAGTGATGCGGAAGACAAGGCCCCAGAAGCACAGGACGCCAAGAGTAAATtggaagaagagaaagaaactgCACAGATGCTAAAAACTACTACCGTACAGCATGCTGAACAAGAGAAATCGGGAGATTTTGTAGattcttctgccaacccaacattgGTAAAGAAGCCTAGCAGACAAGACTCTGTGTCAGATGAAAACACTAGTAAGGAGAGACATCAGGCAAAACAGTCAGAGAGAAAAGAATCTAGTTCAGATGATGACGATTCTAATTCCGACAGCGGTTCCGAGACAAGTTCTGAAACGGGCAGTTCATCATCTCAGTCTAGTTCATCACGAAGTCGGCGCAGttcaaagaaatacaaaaactgtAGTAACAAAGGAGACAGTTCACAAAGGAAGGATAGAATTGGTGGTAGTAGTCACAAAAGGCATAGTCGTAGTCACAGTTGGGATATTGAGCCAAGGAGGACTGAAAAGAAACATAGTAAAGACAGGAGAAAGGACAATCacagtaaagaaaagaaaggtcGAGATAGGCAGGATCAGCACAGAAAAAGTAGGAGCAGGTCACGGGATAGTCGTAGGGGTGATGAAAATGACAGAAAGTCAAAGTATGACAGGAGACACAGTAGTTCAAGTAGGAGTAGAGAAATTGAAAGGAGGTATAGTAGTGGTAGTAGCAAAACTCATAGTTACAGAAGTCACCGTAGTAGCCATTCTCCAAGCAACAGgagggaaaagaagagaaaaggGAAGAGATCACATAGGTATTCTTCAGATTCTAGTTCGTCGTCACAGTCTAAAAAACATAGGACACACAGGAAAGAAGGTCGCAGGAGATATTCTCGTTCACGCTCGAAATCGTTGTCTTGA
- the LOC126266600 gene encoding arginine/serine-rich protein PNISR isoform X2, whose protein sequence is MESVHIKKEEAMWSGDPQYSNWALNPSTYQNVAHEEVDWAALAQQWIQMKGTHPGPEQPVSTAAPPPPPPPPPPPPPPTYNRNTAPKKEERDFDDGEVPMDMDDKDDSEPSGPSSQENSWGEWPNWQQWGWSWPSSGMVPPNSASNANNQSTVSTVKGPPAPDTVPAPPFEFPSGAQTYGNQSSVYDYNHLPGTDHYTPTVSSGYWPGGPPAEGAGLPPGGPIGQSPFIRNNRQDWKRPGRSHDRARSPDKSEEDDSAMPVLDAAKRRQLPAWIREGLEKMEREKQRKLDREKLREVYLKKKREEEDQARAEMHAESDLPSLPKKSKFDSDSEESVHEVTAAPSPTARRKSRFRNADSPSQSPNAHSDSQPASEPEPPKSQEERMQEVMLKVRRLLTEILLEVTTEEMEAVAQEVITKAKAKAPVQQLRKTQALASLTGRLGLGMYGDSDESESDSESDTATQVNGADSEEELKARIKKRKQEFLKTEQEIEASLQREEEQKKESERQSVVDGSEDSDAEDKAPEAQDAKSKLEEEKETAQMLKTTTVQHAEQEKSGDFVDSSANPTLVKKPSRQDSVSDENTSKERHQAKQSERKESSSDDDDSNSDSGSETSSETGSSSSQSSSSRSRRSSKKYKNCSNKGDSSQRKDRIGGSSHKRHSRSHSWDIEPRRTEKKHSKDRRKDNHSKEKKGRDRQDQHRKSRSRSRDSRRGDENDRKSKYDRRHSSSSRSREIERRYSSGSSKTHSYRSHRSSHSPSNRREKKRKGKRSHRYSSDSSSSSQSKKHRTHRKEGRRRYSRSRSKSLS, encoded by the coding sequence gaGTCAGTTCATATCAAGAAGGAAGAAGCCATGTGGTCAGGAGATCCGCAATACTCCAATTGGGCTCTCAACCCTTCTACATACCAGAATGTCGCCCATGAAGAAGTGGACTGGGCAGCTTTGGCACAGCAGTGGATCCAGATGAAAGGGACCCACCCGGGTCCCGAACAGCCGGTCTCAACTGCAGCACCTCCGccgcctccccctccaccccctcctcctcccccgccCACATACAACAGAAATACTGCCCCTAAAAAGGAGGAAAGAGACTTTGACGATGGAGAAGTTCCAATGGATATGGATGACAAGGATGATAGTGAGCCAAGTGGTCCAAGTTCACAGGAAAATTCCTGGGGTGAGTGGCCAAACTGGCAGCAGTGGGGATGGTCTTGGCCATCTAGTGGAATGGTGCCTCCTAACAGTGCAAGTAATGCGAACAACCAAAGTACAGTCTCCACAGTGAAAGGCCCTCCTGCCCCCGACACAGTTCCTGCACCACCATTCGaatttccttcaggtgctcagacATACGGGAACCAAAGTAGTGTTTATGACTATAATCATTTACCTGGTACAGACCATTACACTCCTACTGTTTCAAGTGGTTACTGGCCAGGTGGCCCCCCAGCTGAAGGTGCCGGTTTACCTCCAGGGGGACCCATTGGTCAGTCTCCATTTATCCGAAATAATCGTCAAGATTGGAAGAGACCTGGTCGTTCACATGACCGTGCCCGTTCTCCTGATAAGTCTGAGGAGGATGATAGTGCAATGCCTGTGCTGGATGCTGCAAAACGGCGACAATTACCAGCTTGGATAAGGGAAGGATTGGAAAAAATGGAAAGGGAGAAACAGAGAAAACTGGACCGTGAGAAGTTGAGGGAGGTATATTTGAAGAAGAAACGGGAAGAGGAAGATCAAGCGAGGGCTGAAATGCACGCGGAAAGTGATTTACCGTCACTACCCAAAAAGAGCAAGTTTGATAGTGATTCCGAGGAATCCGTTCATGAAGTAACGGCAGCTCCTTCACcaactgcaagaaggaaatcaaggTTTAGGAATGCTGACAGTCCGAGCCAATCACCTAATGCACATTCAGATAGTCAGCCAGCATCTGAACCTGAACCACCAAAGAGTCAGGAGGAAAGGATGCAGGAAGTTATGTTGAAAGTTCGTCGACTGTTAACAGAGATACTGCTGGAAGTTACGACAGAGGAGATGGAGGCAGTAGCACAAGAGGTTATTACAAAGGCAAAAGCCAAGGCTCCTGTCCAGCAGTTGAGGAAGACGCAAGCTCTTGCGTCACTGACTGGGAGGTTAGGATTGGGAATGTATGGTGACAGTGACGAATCTGAGAGTGACAGTGAAAGTGACACTGCAACTCAAGTTAATGgagcagattcagaagaagaaTTGAAAGCTAGAATTAAAAAACGAAAACAAGAATTTCTCAAAACAGAGCAAGAAATTGAAGCTTCATTGCAAAGggaagaagaacagaagaaagaatCTGAACGACAGTCAGTGGTGGATGGAAGTGAAGACAGTGATGCGGAAGACAAGGCCCCAGAAGCACAGGACGCCAAGAGTAAATtggaagaagagaaagaaactgCACAGATGCTAAAAACTACTACCGTACAGCATGCTGAACAAGAGAAATCGGGAGATTTTGTAGattcttctgccaacccaacattgGTAAAGAAGCCTAGCAGACAAGACTCTGTGTCAGATGAAAACACTAGTAAGGAGAGACATCAGGCAAAACAGTCAGAGAGAAAAGAATCTAGTTCAGATGATGACGATTCTAATTCCGACAGCGGTTCCGAGACAAGTTCTGAAACGGGCAGTTCATCATCTCAGTCTAGTTCATCACGAAGTCGGCGCAGttcaaagaaatacaaaaactgtAGTAACAAAGGAGACAGTTCACAAAGGAAGGATAGAATTGGTGGTAGTAGTCACAAAAGGCATAGTCGTAGTCACAGTTGGGATATTGAGCCAAGGAGGACTGAAAAGAAACATAGTAAAGACAGGAGAAAGGACAATCacagtaaagaaaagaaaggtcGAGATAGGCAGGATCAGCACAGAAAAAGTAGGAGCAGGTCACGGGATAGTCGTAGGGGTGATGAAAATGACAGAAAGTCAAAGTATGACAGGAGACACAGTAGTTCAAGTAGGAGTAGAGAAATTGAAAGGAGGTATAGTAGTGGTAGTAGCAAAACTCATAGTTACAGAAGTCACCGTAGTAGCCATTCTCCAAGCAACAGgagggaaaagaagagaaaaggGAAGAGATCACATAGGTATTCTTCAGATTCTAGTTCGTCGTCACAGTCTAAAAAACATAGGACACACAGGAAAGAAGGTCGCAGGAGATATTCTCGTTCACGCTCGAAATCGTTGTCTTGA